From Bacillus sp. FSL K6-3431, the proteins below share one genomic window:
- a CDS encoding beta-galactosidase: protein MIHEDMKKIVYGGDYNPEQWPEEIWHEDMRIVKLADIDIMSVNIFAWAMVQPDENTYDFTQLDQVMDLLYENNIYASLATSTAAHPAWMAKRYPDILRVDFDGRKRKFGLRHNSCPNSPTYRKYAAMLVEKIAQRYEHHPALAVWHVSNEYGGDCYCDNCERAFRVWLKAKYKTLDVLNKAWNTRFWGHLFYDWDEIVLPNNLSEHLGTDTFTAFQGISLDYRRFNSDSMLDCFKLEYDIIKKYTPDVKITTNLMGPYKPLDYQKWAKYMDIVSWDNYPDLGAPMSKVAMNHDLMRGLKQGEPFMLMEQTPSVTNWLPYNSLKRPGVMRLWSYQSIAHGADAVMFFQIRRSIGACEKYHGAVIDHVGHEHTRVFREVATLGKELTLLKDKVVDARTNAKVAIIFDWDNWWAVELSSGPSRDLKYYDEVWKYYQAFYEQNISVDIISVEDPIDGYSVVVAPVLYMTKTGHAKRIEEFVEGGGTFVTTFFSGIVNEHDLVITGGYPGELRKLLGIWVEEIDALPPGKTNEIIMDSNVNGFKKTYTCSLLCDILHLEGADAIATYGQDFYQGTPVITKNKYGNGTAWYVATSMDDAFMNDFVEQLSKENNIKSILGQKAPVGVEVTVREKDQQSIIFILNHNEHQETLSLKGAYTNLLTKEHVSQQLIIEARDVIVLTN from the coding sequence ATGATTCATGAAGATATGAAGAAAATTGTTTATGGAGGCGATTACAATCCGGAGCAATGGCCTGAGGAAATTTGGCATGAGGATATGAGGATTGTAAAGCTTGCTGATATTGATATTATGTCGGTAAATATTTTTGCATGGGCGATGGTTCAACCGGATGAAAATACATATGATTTCACGCAACTTGATCAAGTAATGGATCTGCTTTATGAAAATAATATATATGCGTCATTAGCCACAAGTACAGCTGCACATCCAGCTTGGATGGCTAAAAGATATCCTGATATTTTACGTGTTGACTTTGATGGAAGGAAAAGGAAGTTTGGTTTGCGCCATAATTCCTGTCCAAACAGTCCAACATATCGTAAATATGCAGCAATGCTTGTGGAAAAAATCGCCCAAAGATATGAGCATCATCCAGCACTAGCTGTTTGGCATGTATCAAACGAGTATGGGGGCGATTGCTATTGTGACAACTGTGAAAGAGCATTCAGAGTTTGGTTGAAAGCAAAATATAAGACACTTGATGTTTTGAACAAGGCCTGGAATACAAGGTTTTGGGGTCACCTCTTTTATGATTGGGATGAGATTGTACTACCGAATAATTTGAGTGAACATCTTGGCACAGATACATTTACGGCTTTTCAAGGAATTTCGCTCGATTATCGCCGCTTTAATTCCGATAGTATGCTAGATTGTTTTAAGTTGGAATATGACATTATTAAAAAGTATACACCGGATGTGAAAATTACAACGAATTTAATGGGACCATATAAGCCACTAGATTATCAAAAATGGGCAAAGTATATGGATATTGTCTCTTGGGATAACTATCCTGACCTTGGTGCGCCAATGAGCAAGGTAGCAATGAATCATGATCTTATGCGTGGCTTGAAACAAGGTGAGCCGTTTATGTTGATGGAACAAACGCCAAGTGTGACGAACTGGCTGCCATATAACTCATTAAAAAGACCAGGAGTAATGCGTCTTTGGAGTTATCAATCAATTGCTCATGGAGCCGATGCGGTGATGTTTTTCCAAATACGTCGTTCTATTGGTGCCTGTGAAAAATATCATGGTGCTGTAATTGATCATGTTGGACATGAGCATACTCGCGTATTTCGTGAAGTCGCTACACTTGGCAAAGAACTGACACTACTAAAAGATAAAGTTGTTGATGCCCGAACAAATGCTAAAGTTGCGATTATATTTGATTGGGATAATTGGTGGGCTGTTGAACTTTCAAGTGGACCGAGTCGGGACTTAAAATATTATGATGAAGTATGGAAATATTATCAGGCATTTTATGAACAAAATATTTCTGTAGATATCATCAGTGTTGAAGATCCCATAGATGGCTATTCGGTTGTGGTTGCACCGGTTTTATACATGACGAAAACCGGACATGCAAAGAGAATCGAAGAATTTGTTGAAGGCGGAGGAACATTTGTAACAACATTTTTCAGTGGGATTGTAAATGAGCATGATCTAGTAATTACTGGCGGCTATCCAGGTGAATTAAGAAAACTACTCGGAATATGGGTGGAAGAAATTGACGCATTACCACCAGGGAAAACAAATGAAATTATTATGGATTCAAATGTAAATGGTTTTAAGAAGACTTATACTTGTTCATTGCTTTGTGATATTCTTCATTTGGAAGGTGCGGATGCGATTGCTACGTATGGCCAAGACTTCTATCAAGGAACACCTGTGATAACTAAAAACAAGTATGGTAATGGGACAGCATGGTATGTTGCCACTAGCATGGATGATGCATTTATGAATGATTTTGTTGAACAACTCAGTAAAGAAAATAACATTAAATCAATTCTCGGACAAAAAGCACCAGTCGGTGTTGAAGTGACAGTAAGAGAAAAAGATCAACAATCGATCATTTTTATCTTGAATCACAATGAGCATCAAGAAACTTTATCATTGAAAGGTGCATATACAAATTTATTAACGAAAGAGCATGTGAGTCAGCAATTAATTATTGAAGCTAGGGATGTAATTGTATTAACAAATTAA
- a CDS encoding YesL family protein — MQMGGLMGGFYKISEWIWRFFYINILWIAFLIPGLFIFGFFPSTAAMFAVIRKWVQGETDIPVFKTFWASYKAEFIKSNLLGLVMAIVGYILIIDLKFIQASTSNFVSLLHIPLIAVLFIFGLVLLYIFPVFVHYDVKLWQVIKNSFLLMIMFPINTIMMAIISYLIYFIMLKVPGLIPIFGFSIIAFALSWGAKITFTKIELKEEQRILKENEQNMTDTV; from the coding sequence ATGCAAATGGGTGGCCTCATGGGAGGATTTTATAAAATATCCGAATGGATATGGAGATTTTTTTATATTAATATTTTATGGATCGCCTTTTTAATTCCGGGATTGTTCATTTTTGGCTTTTTTCCGTCAACTGCTGCAATGTTTGCAGTTATACGTAAGTGGGTGCAGGGAGAAACTGATATTCCGGTATTTAAGACATTTTGGGCATCATATAAAGCCGAATTCATAAAAAGTAATCTACTTGGGCTTGTTATGGCCATAGTGGGATATATTCTAATTATCGATCTGAAATTCATTCAAGCAAGTACAAGTAATTTTGTTAGTTTACTTCATATTCCTTTAATAGCCGTATTATTTATATTTGGGTTAGTTTTATTATATATATTTCCAGTATTTGTTCATTACGATGTAAAGCTATGGCAAGTTATAAAAAATTCATTTCTCCTAATGATTATGTTTCCTATTAATACTATTATGATGGCAATTATCAGTTACCTCATTTATTTTATTATGCTGAAGGTTCCTGGGTTGATCCCAATCTTTGGTTTTAGTATTATTGCATTTGCATTATCATGGGGCGCAAAAATTACATTTACTAAAATCGAACTAAAAGAAGAACAAAGAATACTTAAAGAAAATGAGCAAAATATGACTGATACTGTATAA
- a CDS encoding AEC family transporter, producing the protein MTNLAFIFLEIILPVFILIAIGVLLQIKFKLDLYTLAKINIYYLSPALIFSKLYESSFSLKIFFGVIAFTSIFVLILYFLSSILGKVMKLGKNQNMTFSHSIMFYNSGNYGIPVNDLVFKQDPLAMSIQIAVMAFQNTLLFSYGVFALNSINTGKIKALLAYFKMPLFYAMLLGICFNLFDVNLPISIITPIQYVSNSLIAIALLTLGAQIANLKLKFTYAPLYVSIVSRLLIGPFIAFLLIKLFGIEGMVAQALFISTAMPTSVNSSIIAQEYNNEPEFAAQTVVTSTFFSSITLTIVIYLALRLF; encoded by the coding sequence ATGACAAATTTGGCTTTTATATTTTTGGAGATTATTCTCCCAGTTTTTATTTTGATTGCAATAGGTGTGCTATTGCAAATAAAATTCAAGCTTGATTTATATACGTTGGCAAAAATTAATATTTATTATTTAAGTCCAGCTTTAATTTTTAGCAAGCTATATGAAAGTTCTTTTTCATTAAAGATATTCTTCGGTGTTATTGCTTTTACATCTATATTTGTGCTTATTTTATATTTTTTAAGTTCAATATTAGGAAAAGTAATGAAACTAGGAAAAAATCAAAATATGACGTTCTCACATAGCATCATGTTCTACAACTCGGGAAATTATGGTATTCCTGTGAATGATCTTGTATTTAAGCAAGATCCACTTGCCATGTCCATTCAAATTGCTGTGATGGCTTTTCAAAATACTTTATTATTCTCTTATGGAGTATTTGCATTAAACTCTATAAATACTGGGAAAATAAAAGCATTGCTAGCCTATTTTAAAATGCCCTTGTTTTATGCGATGCTCCTAGGAATATGTTTTAATTTATTTGATGTAAATCTCCCTATTTCGATCATCACTCCGATACAATATGTATCGAATTCTTTGATAGCGATTGCATTATTAACATTAGGGGCACAAATTGCTAATTTAAAATTGAAATTTACATATGCTCCACTCTATGTAAGTATTGTTTCTCGTTTATTGATTGGACCTTTTATTGCATTCTTACTTATCAAGCTATTCGGGATTGAAGGAATGGTAGCGCAAGCACTTTTCATCTCAACAGCAATGCCAACTTCTGTAAATAGTTCAATTATCGCACAGGAGTATAATAATGAACCTGAGTTTGCAGCACAAACAGTAGTTACATCAACATTTTTCAGCTCTATTACGTTAACAATTGTTATTTATTTGGCACTAAGGCTATTCTAA